The Natrinema caseinilyticum genomic sequence GGCTTGCTCCGCAGCAACCGATCGGCTTCGATTTGCTGGTAAACGGTCTCGGCTGTCGTCAGACCGAGGCTCAATGGTCATTCGACTACCTATACGACCACAGTCGGGAACAGAAAGTAAGCGGAGGGACGGTAACGTCGACTGCTAGAGTCATCGACGGGGCAGTTCTCGTGGCTGCAAAGCTCCATAGCGGTCGCGAGACGGATCTTCGAGACGTCCTGGCGGTCGCTGAAGAGATTGACCTAGAAACTGTCACACCCCACCTCCGGCGGGGCGACGAGGGTGCCCTTCGCGCGCAACTCGAACGTGGACTGGAGATTATAGAGAGCGAGGAACTCAAGCACGGGTATCGGAGTGATTTCGGGGCGTCGACTGTCTCGACGGAGACCGTTCGGAGCCTCCAAAAGTATCTTTCCACGCACGTAGGTGAACTAGGCTGACAGCATGCTGTTAGCCTAATTAGAACAGTTAAAGAAGCAACCGAGATCGGACCGTGGACATTCAACTTCAGCTGTAACTTCATTACTCTGTAGCACTCTGGGATCGCCAGAACGCGCGCCAACGGAATTATTCGACCTCCGGCGGCGCACTAACTCGACTGAGTCTCGACCTTGGCTCCCGATCAACTGGCTGCTATTTCTGTATCCGACTCCTCTCCGTCCCAGCGGAACCGAGCCCGTGCTGGTCTTCGATCTGGTCGCTCTGCTCGGTGACGCGTAGTTACCGTGTAGTGCGTCAAGTTCTCATTTCTGGAGTCGACTCCCATTTTATATAGAGGAACGAGATCTCTGGTGATCAGAGTGGGTCTATTTCTCCATTATATTTTGCAAAGGTGTCTATATTGACACACCTAAGATAATGTGACAAGTTATTTAATATTGGTGAACAATTTAAGCGTGATGAGCTCAGGGGAGTATAACGGAAAGATACGCGGTGAATCACTACAACGGTTTGCAATTGTTCTATCAATTACAGGGGGAATAATCTATTTTGAAGACCCAGTGGGCGGTCCTGGTCCGGCGTTGATCTGGGCGGGGGTAATTGTAAGTCTTATTGGAGTGGGAATGGTGTGGTTCGCGGGAGAATAGGGCCGCAATCTCCTCTCTCCAGTATATGTAGTCGTAGTTCACCGCACTGCTTACGAATCTTCGCGCGTCGCTCGTGAGCGTCAGACTTGCTGATCCGGAGCTATCTCGACGGGCGTGGCAGCTAGCTGCCGATCGAGTCGTTGAGCATGCCGTCCGGCCTGAGAAAGTCGTCGACGACCTCGAGAGTGGATACTCTCGCTCGAATACCTCGACCTGCCCGGATGGGCACGGAGAGAGATTGCCGCCGGGCAGGTGTGAACGAGATCGGTGGGTGCCTGTTGGGAGCTGTCGCGTCTCGGGGAACGCGACAACGAATATGTTCGGCATGGACGTTATCAATCTCTTCGCGATTCCGAGTGTGTTGGAATCGTCCGAAAGCAGTGTTCCCGTATTTGGTCCGCGTATCTCGAACTGCACCCGCGAGTATCTTGCCCCCTCATCGCGTCTCCTCCTCGAGACCACCTTCTAACTCTTGGATTCGACGTTCTTGGGCTCCCAATACCGACACCAGAACGGCACCGTCATCTCGTTTCGAATCCCTGCGGCATCCGCGAACTGCCGTGGCTCATCACACTACTGGTCGAACTCCTCCACTCCTCCTGATACTGTACTCGGAGCGCCCGCCGGAATGACTGCCAGCCTTCCTCGAGCCGACGCAGCTGATCGCGATACGTTGGAGTCGTCTCCCCCATCTATGCCCCCTCCCGAATCGACCCTGGGGTAATCGGCCTCGGATACGCCGACTCAGGCGCCTCGAGTCTCTGCTTCCAGACGCGAACGTCGTTTGGCCCATTCCGTTGCCGACCGGGGAGACCCACGACTCGAACTCCGTACGATGAAACGGGTACTATCGACGAAAGGACCGATAGTACCGTCGAGCCGTCAGTCGACCCGTTCCGCCGGAATCCCGGTGACGGTCGCGCCGGCGTCGACGTCACGCGTAACGACCGAACCGGCGCCGACGGCCGCCCCCTCGCCGATCGTGATGTCGCCAAGCAGCGTCGCGTTGGCACCCAGGTGTGCGCCGTCCTCGACCGTCGGATGGCGTTTGATCGGTTCGTTCACGTCACCGCCGAGCGTGACGCCGTGGTACATGTGGACGTCGTCGCCGATTTCGGCCGTCTCACCGATGACGACGCCCATGCCGTGATCGATCGTCACTCGCCGCCCGATCTCGGCCGCCGGGTGGATCTCCACGCCCGTCAGGAGACGTACGACGTGGGAAACCACCCGCGCGAACAGCCGAGCACCGCCGCCGACGTTCCAGCACCGGTGGGCGAGTCGGTGGGCCCAGACCGCGTGCAGTCCCGGATAACAGCACGCCACCTCGAGTCGCCCCTTCGCGGCGGGATCGCGCTCGCGCATCGCCCGTACGTCCTCGCGGATCCGTCTAAGCATCGTCCCGATCGCCCTCGGCCGCCCCTGCCAGCACGGTTTCGTTGCGGCGCTCGCGTGAGAGCCACGGCACCCCAGCCGACCGACGACACCGGCTCACGGCGCGACGAGATCGGTTCCTGTCGACACACGCGACTGAGCCGCTGCGTAGCATACCCGAACGTAGCGGTGGAACCGGGTAAAACGATTCGTTCCGCCGCGCTCGCACGTTCCGTTCGCGTTCCCCGCTCACTGCCCCCGAGCCAGCCGCGTTCCGATTCGATCGGGGAGTCCGGCCTCGTCGACCGCCGCCTGAACGGCCTCGACGTCGTACTCGACGCGATGGGTTTCGACGGTCAGCGCCTCGAGATCGACGACCGCGTACCCCGCCCGCGGATCCCCGTCGCGGGGCTGGCCGACGCTGCCCGGGTTGACGACGATCCCCTCCGCGAACTGCTCTGCGCCCTGTACGTGGGTGTGGCCGAGCACCAGCGCGTCCTCGTCGCCGAGCAATCGAGGGGAAAAGTCACTCGGGTACGTGTATCGCGTGTACCGGTCGGGATCGTCCGGATGCCCGTGAACGAGTTTCACCCGCCCGTCGCACTCGAGGCGTTCGGTCGGCAGCGAGGCCACCCACTCGAGTTGCTCGTCCGAAAGGCTCTCTTTGGCGTGTTCGACGCCGGCGCGGGCCATCCCGTTGAACCGAAAGGCGGCCCCCTCGACGACCGCGGCGTCGTGGTTCCCCATCACCGTCGGGACGTCCCGCTCCCGGAGCGCGTCGACGCAGTCGGCCGGCCACGGGTTGTAGCCGACCACGTCGCCCGCACAGAGCACCGCTTCGACCGATGGCATCGCCTCGAGAACGGCCTCGAGAGCGACCCTGTTGCCGTGGACGTCCGAAATGAGTCCGACCCTCATGGTCGTGATAACAGACGCGAGGGATTTGTAGGTTGTCCGCCGCAGTCCTCGGAGTACCCCACGGACGGTGCTCCCGATAGGTATTCGGTCCTCCCCGACGAGGCCGTACTCGACGAGACAACTGAGTCACGGATATGGGCACGAAAACGGAATTCGATTCGAAAGAAGCAGCGGGCGTCGAATCGCTCTACAGGACGGATGCAGCCGAACGCCGCCGGAGGTTCGTCAGGACGCAGCTCGATCCGCAGCCGGGCGAGTCGATCCTCTCGATCGGGTGTGGACCCGGGTTCGAACCGGTCGAACTGGCCGACGCAGTCGCGTCGGACGGACGGGTACACGCGATCGACGCGAGCGAACCGATGATACACCTCGCGGAGACGCGATGCGAGGACCACGAGAACGTGACCGTCCAACGCGGCCTGGCAACCGAATTGCCGGTCGAGGATGGGGCCTTCGACGCCGCGACGTCGGTCCAGGTCTTCGAGTACATCGAGGATCTCGACGCCGCACTGTCGGAACTCGAGCGGGTGCTCCGACCCGGCGGCCGAGCCGCCGTCTACGCGACCGACTGGGATTCTCTCGTCTGGAACGCCGCCGATAGAGAACGCTCGAGGCGCGTCGCCGACGCGTGGGCGGACCACTGTCCGCGTCCGCACCTCGGCTCCGACCTTCGCTCGCCGCTTCGGAGCGCCGGGCTCTCCATCGATCGCGTCGCGCCGTTTACGATCGTCGAAACCGAACTCGAGGATACGTTCGCGGGATACATGCGAGGGATATTCCGTTCGTACGCCACGGAACACGACGAGTTCGACACGGAAACGGCACAGGCGTGGGGTGAAGACCTCCGCGAGCGGGATCGGAACGGGGAAACGCTGTTCAGTCTCACGGCGTTTCTGTACCTCGTGTCGAAACCGGAGTAACCGGTCGCAGCTCTCGAAATCAGTCTCCGTTCTCGACGGCCGTCTCGAACCCGTCGTCGGTCCGGGCGACGCCGGCCGCACAGACCGCGTGTTCGAACTCGAGCCCGTACGCCTCGCTCGCGGCCGCGTCGGCCCCCTCGACCTCGAAATCGGTCGCCTCGGGCGCGTTCTTCTCGTAGGTCGCGACCAGCGTCGGCTCGTCGACGGTCTCGACGAGCAGGGCGTCGTCTCGAACGGTGCCGATCAGCGCCTCGCCGTCGTCACCGATCGTCGCCGCGATCCGGGGCGTGTTGTAGTCGTCCTTCTCGTAATCCAGCGCCAGCAGGCTGCCTGCCAGCGCGTCGCGGGCGGGATAGCCCAACTCGAGTTTCTCCGCGATCGGATCGACGTGCGAGCCGTTCCCGAACGCGACCGTCTCGCCCGTCGGCGTCTCCACGACCCGCAGGCAGTTGTACGAAACGTACGGGTTGTCCGTTGCCGGCGCGTCGGCCGTGGGACCCACGGTGAGCGCCTCGTCTCGAGCGGTGATCTCGCGGTTCGGGAACGACCGCGACGACACGCGGTACGCGCCGAAATCGGGGCCGACGACGACGAATCGTCCGATGTACATACTCGAGGGTGCGCGAGAGAGCGGAAAATGGGTATCGGTTCGCGCTCGAGAGATCGGTTTCGTCGTGGTCGTCCGAGACTTCATATGCCAGTGGGCGCCCAACGAGGGCGTGACGACGGACGACGAGTGCCTCGAGTCGCTGCTCGAGGCCGCTGACAGACTGGGCAAGTCACCGACGAAAGCGCAGTACGAAGAGTTGGGGCTGACGCCTGCTTCCGCGACTATCATTCGAGTGTGCGGCGGATGGAACGATGCGAAAGCGATGGCCGGACTCGAGACCTCGTATTCGAGGGGTCCTCGAGTCGGTCCGAAACCGGACGCCGTCGAACTTCCTGCGGGAACGTCGTGGGACGAGCTATCGGTCGATCAGCGGTGGCATTACCGAAATGCGGAGTGGAATACGAAACGGACGTTGCGCCGCCGCTCTCGTCTTCGTTCCTGGCTCGACGATCACAAGCGAAACCGAGGCTGTTCACAGTGTGGTACCAACATTGCAGCCTGTCTAGATTTTCATCACGTCGATGAATCGACGAAGAAAATGGCAGTCGGACGAATGGTAACATTCGGCTATGGGAAGGATGCACTTCGTGATGAAATCGCAAAGTGTGAAGTGCTGTGCGCTAACTGCCATCGGAAGCACCATTCTACACCACCGGATCAGGAACGCCGCCGATGGGTCTTCGAACGAAAGCGGGCCGCAGGGTGTCAACGGTGTGAAGAGGCTGACCCTGCGTGTCTGGACTTCCATCACGTCGACGAGAAAAAGGAAGCGACCGTTGCGAAACTCCTCTCGAACGACCGACCGAAAGCGCGTATTCGAACCGAAATAGAACTGTGTCGCGTGCTCTGTGCGAACTGCCATCGCAAACTACACACTGATTCACCGACGGGTTGATCGACGTCCGCATCAGGTCGTCGAGTGTGGTCTCATCGGAGTTCCAATTCCCGTTCGAGTTCGTAACACTCTAATACGGACGCGGTCTACGGATTGGTACGTCGCCGGTAATCGAAACCGACGAGTTCATGTCAAGTCCATTAGGGTAGTGGCCAATCCTTCGAGCTTCTGGGGCTCGAGACGCTGGTTCGAATCCAGCATGGACTACTTCTCTGCCGTTTCGACTCGAGCCAATAACCGACTCGGTCACCCGATTTCCAGTCGAAACGAGGGGGTCGGAAGTGACGCTCGAGTCACCAGAAACCATATTGTTCTCTCGTCAGTACACACTGAACATGAACCGACGGACGTTCCTCGCTGCGAGCGGGACGGGTATACTCGGCGGGGTTGCCGGTTGTCTTGGCGGGAATTCTAACGGCAGCGATGCTGATGGCTACGGTCCAGAACCGGAGACGGTACCCGAAGAGCGGACGATCGACACGAGCACATACGAAACGGCGGAATTCGACGGTTTCGATGTCCCACTCGCGCCTATCGACGACGTCTTCTACTGGTACCAGCGACAGGAAGCCAGGGTCGCGGACGCACGCGGGTCCGCCCAGTACGAACGGGCGCACATCGTTGGTGCGCCGCTGAGCACCGCACCCGACGGCGTTTCGAACGATCCCGTTTCGGGCTGGTCGAAAGACGATCGCATCGTCACGTACTGCGGCTGTCCGCACCACCTTTCCGGACTCCGTGCCGCGTCGCTGTTAGACAGCGGCTACGAAGAAGTATATGCAATCGACGAAGGGTTCGGTGCGTGGATCGATCGCGGCTATCCGCTCGAGGGATCGGAGGTCTCGTCGGATCGGGCGACGTACCAGATCAGCGGCCGGTCCGATCCCGCCTACACCGGTGAGATGGTCATGCTCGAGCAAGTCGACGCGGACCGGCTCGAAGCGGCGCCGATCGCCGACGACGGCTCCTACACTCTCCAGCTCCACTACGCCGGCTCGATCGACTCCCGATTCAGGGTCAAAGCCCCCGATTATACGGTCGAAGGGACGCTCGAGGAGCTGACGAGCAGTCCGCTTACCCCGACGCAGAACTGACGAGCGGGACGCTCGCGGCCCGATTTCTCACGGCTCACGGATCGGTGCGCTCGTAGGCGCCCGCACGCTCGAGTTCGCCCCGCTTTCGAAGCACGCCGGGCGTTCGACAGATCCCCGGCGCGCCGGTCACTTGCGGGACCGTGCAGTTGTTACAGCTTTCGCAGACGACGCGCGGGTTGGCCGCGGCTCGAGCGTCGGTTCCGGCCCCCGATCCCGGTTCCGCCCCCGCTCCGGAGTCCGGCTCGAGCAGTCGCGCGCCCAGTCGCGGTTCGGCGTAGAACGGGCGGGCCATGCCGACCATGTCACAGGCCGGTTCGTCGCCGGTCCCGCCGTCGGCCCTGCTGGCGTCGGAACCGGCGCTCGTACCGAGCAGTCGATCCATCTCCGCTCGTTCGCGTATCCCGCCCTCGGCGAGAACCGGGATCGACACCCGTTCGCGAACCCGTCGGCAGAACGTCTCGTTCCACGCGGACTCGAAACCGTACTGCAGCGACTGGATTCGGTTCGCCAGCGCGACGAGTCGTCTGCGAGTCGTGCCGCCGAACGCGGCGTCGTACTCCTCGCGCAGCGCCTCGTTGCCCCACGCTCGCTCGGGGTACGCCCCGCGGACGATGCTCATGTCCCAGACGACCGAGGTCTGGACCGGCACCACCGCGTCGTAGCCGATCCGCTCGAGCCGGCGGGCGATCTCGATCCCGTCGGTGAGCGAGAGTTTTCGCCGGACGACGGGCGCGGGCGGCGCCGGCGTTTCTGCCGGGACTTTGGTGATGAGCGGAACGTCGCCCGCCCGGTCGCGAACCTCGTCGTGAACGACCGCGAGGAACTCGAGGCGGGCCGCCGGCGAGCCACCGAACTCGTCGTCCCGCCGGTTGTAAAACGGCGACAGGAACTGCTGGACGATCCCCATGTTCGCCCCCGCGAGGTGAACGCCGTCGTAGCCGGCATCGACGGCACGGGCCGCCGTGAGGCCGAAATCGGCGGCCAGCTCGTACACCTCCGCGGTCGTCAGGACGCGCGGGTCGTATTCGAGAAATCCCAGTCGGTCGAGCAGTCGGAGCTGTCGGGGCGGCCTGGAAACGGCGAGTTGCTCGAGACCGGGATGTTCGCCCCGGTACTCGGCGTGCCAGGTTTCCATGCTCCGTATGCCGCCGTGTTCGAGCTGGATGAAGATCCGGCTCCCGTGGTCGTGGATCCGGTCGGTCAGTCGCGAGAGGCGCGCGACGAACGCGGGGTCGTGGACGCGGGTCATTCCGGGTGCGGCACAGCCACCGTCACCGCGAACGATCGTCGCGCCCTGACAAACGAGTCCGACCCCCGATTCCGCCGCGGGCTCGAGGTCGTCGATCAGCGTGTCGACCGCGTCGGGGCCGTTGCCCGCACACTCGAGCAGCGGCGCCCGATAGAGCCGATTCGGAACCTCCACGTCGCCGATCTCGATGGGATCCTCGAGCGTGGTCATAGCGGACGTTCGGCGCGGTCGCACAAGAGCGTGCTGTGGACTTGCTGCTCGAGAAGCTGCTGGCGATCTTCTCGAGGGGATGGTGACGAGTTGCGATACGAGTGGCTGCCGATTCCCCCGTCCCGACAGGTTCGGTTCACTTCTCGACCTCGAGCAACGCGACTCGCTCCCGAACGAGCGCCGACAGCCCCGCGTCGGTGGCCGCCCGTTCGGCGTCGGTGATCTCGAAGAAAGCACACAGCGTGTCGACGTCCGGCGACTCGAGGGTCGAGTCGCGTTCGACGAAGGCGTCCGTCCGTTCGATCTCCTCTATCGCGGTCGCTTCGTCGCCGTCGGAACCCGTTGCACCCTCGTCGGCCGCCGTTCCCTCGTCGCCGGTCGAGTCGGAATCGACGAGGACGACCGCAGGGGTGTCGCCGTCGCTGACGCCCATCTCGAGCGCGCGGTCGATCTGGCGGCGACCGGCGGCGTACAGCAGGATCTCGACGGCACGATCCCGTGCGACGTTCTCGCCGCGCTCGATGGCGCGGTCTGCGAGTTCCACGGCTCGCGCGAGGTGGCGTCGATCGGCGACGTAGCGGGCATCGAACGCCTGGATCGTCACGTCGTGGCGGTCACCGATCTCGCCGAGCGTCGCCACGAACGAGTCCAGATCGTCGATCGCGAGGCGACACTCGAGCGTCCGCACTAGAAATCACCCAGACTCGACTGACCGTCGTCCGCTTCGGTTGGCTTCGGGTCGGTCGGCTCGCCGTCGTTCGAACGATCGGTCGAATCCCCCGACGCTCGGCCGGATCTCCCGCCCGTCGACGTCGGCGTGACGCCGTCCATCGCCGGATCCTCGCGGCCGGCGTTCTCGAGGATGGTCTCGGCCGTCTTCTCGCCTTTGAGCGCGTCGAGGACGACGCCTTTGTCCGCGGTCCGGAGGTCGGACGGCGTCTCGATTCCGCGATCGTAGAGGCTCCGGGCGCGCTTGCGGCCGACGCCGCCGACCGAGACGAGTTCGAGAAGCTCTTCACCGACGCCGTGTTCGACGCGGGCGCGAGCCTCCCGAACCGCGACGGTCCACTCGCTGTCGATTTCGGCGGCCAGCGACTCGGCCGCACCGAGCAGCCACTCGGCGGTGTCGACCTTCCCGCGCAGGTCGCCCGGGCCGATCTTGTACCGGTCGGTCAGTCGTTCTTCGTCCGTTTCGTCGGCCCAGTCCTCGAGCAGTTTTCCGGTCTTGAGCGCGGCGAGCCAGTCCTCGAAGCGGTCCTCCTCGAACTCGCTCGGTGCGTCGCCCAGGAGTTCGGCCTCGCGTTCGTAGTAGAGTTCGCCGAACGTCTCGTCTTCGCCCGACCGTAAGTAGAGTTCGTACATGTCCGGGGTCCGCGAAACGAGCTGATAGAGACCCAGCGCCGTCGGTCGGTCGTCGTCGCGCTCGAGACCGTGGACGATCTCGGCCGCGCTCATCGGATCGAGATAGAGTCGCGAGACGGTGTGGCCGAGGCTGGTCGCCTCGAGCGACTCGTCCCGGCCGCTGCGTTCGGCGAGGTCGGCGGCCGAGGTAAACGCGCCGATGTCGTCCCCGTCCCCGTCCCGGTCCCCGTCTCCGCCGTTCCTGCCACCGTCCCCACCGTCACCGCCATTATCGTCGCCGTCGCGTTCGATGAAATCGTTCGATTCGAGGTACGCCAGAACCGTCTCGGTCACCGTCTCGAGCCTGCCGGCCTCGGTCGATTGACTGGCGTACAGCGTCGCCTCGAGGAACTCGAGGAGGCCGTTTCGCGTTCGAGCGAACCCGGAAGCGATCGTCGCGAGGACGTGGGTTCGCAACGCGGGCTCGGCCGCGAGCTTCGATCGAACCGGCTCCGGATCGGCCCAGACGTAGCGGTCGAACAGCTCCTCGCTCTCGTCGTGGCTCTTGGCGAGCAAGACGGCCTCGCCGTAGGGGTCCAGTCCCGGTCGACCGGCCCGCCCCATCATCTGGTGGACCTCGAGGACGTCGAGGGGAGCCATCCCGCCGGCGCTGGGGTCGAAGCGGCGCCAGTCCCGGACGATCACACGGCGGGCTGGCGTATTCACGCCGGCGGCGAGCGTCGGCGTCGCGGCGATCACTTTCAACAGGCGGTCGCGAAAGGCGTCCTCGACGAGGCTCCGTTGTGTACTCGAGAGACCTGCGTGGTGGAAGGCTGCACCGCGCTCGACGCAGTCGGCTAAGTCTGTGCTCGTCTCGGTGTCGCTGTCGTCCCGGATTTCGTCGGCCAGGTCGGCCAACGCCGCTCGCTCCTCGGCCGTCAGTTCGGATTTCGAAACCCCTCCCAGCCGTCTCGCCGCGGCCTCGGCGTTTCGACGTGAGTTGACGAAGACGAGCGACGAGCCGCCTTCCGTCAGGATGTCGCGGACGAGTGCGGCCTCCTGCGTTTCGGAGCCGTCGACCGGCACCTCGCGCGTCGAGCCGTCGTCGAAGTTCAGGGCGTTGCCGTAGTGGACACCCGTTTGCAGGTCGATCGGCCGCCAGTCGGTCTCGACGAGCGCGGCGTCCAGCCAGTCGGCGATCTCGTCGGCGTTTCCGACCGTCGCCGACAGTGCGACGACCTGGAGCTGGGGGGACAGCTGGCGGAGTTTCGCGAGCGTTACCTCGAGCGTCGGACCCCGATTTCGATCGTCGATGAGGTGAACCTCGTCGCTGACGACGCAGGTGAGATCGGAGAGCCAGTCCGCGCCGTTGCGTACCAGCGAATCGACCTTCTCGCTGGTCGCGACGATGATATCTTTCGTCGCGAGCCAGTCGCTGGTACTCTCGTAGTTGCCGGTCGTCACGCCGACCGTGACGCCGAACTCCTCGTAGGCCTCGAACTCTGCCTTTTTCTCGCTGGCGAGCGCTCGCAGGGGGACGATGTACAGCGCCTTTCCGCCGCGTTCGATCGCCGACAGCATCGACAGTGCGGCGATCATCGTCTTCCCACTGGCGGTGGGAACGGCGGCGACGAGGCTTTCGTCCTCCGTCGCACCGGCTTCGACTGCCTCGGCCTGCGGCGGGTACAGCGCTTCGATCCCCTCGCGCCGGAAGTGATCGACGGCACCGGCCGGGAGCCTCGAGAGCTCCTCGATATTCATTACCCGTCGTTGGTGCGTCCGGTGGTTTAAACTGTCGTCTCTCGACCCCCTGTGGCGTCCGGTGGTCCGTTCGTCCGCGCCGGACCGACGCGGCGATAGATCGATGCCCGCGGCCGTCGAACGGGGTCCCATGACCGACTCCGCTCCCGATCGCGTTCTGGTTCCCGAACTCGGCCGTCCGCGAGCGGACGAGGCGCTGTCCTACGCCCTCGAGACGTTTCCCGACGCCGAGATCACCCTGCTGACCGTCGTGACGCCGCTGGACGCCCCGCTCAGCGAGGGCGGTGTCCTCGAGCGAGGCGACGAACGGGCCGGGCAGGCACGGTCCCGCGCGAACGAGTTGTTGGCGTCGGTCGCCGATCCCGGGGCGGCGGATCGCGTTCGGCTCGAGGTGACCGAGGGGCGACCCGGCTCCGTCGTTCCCCGGTACGCCGCCGAGGAGGGGTTCGACCACGTGGTGATGGTCGGCTCCGGCGCCGGAACCGACGGATTCCTCAGACGGTTTCTCGGCCGCGGCATCGCAGCGACCGTCGTCGAGCGGACGGCGCGGCCGGTGACCGTCCTCGAGTGAGACCCGGGTCCGCCCGGTCAGCCGATCACGGTCGCAAACAGCTGATAGAGGCCGTAGCCGACGACGACCGAACTCACGAGCGTGAGCAGCCAGAAGCCGATCGTGACGCCGATCTTTCGTCGCGAGACGCCGGCGGAACCGCCCGCGAGCCCGCCGCCGATGACCCCCG encodes the following:
- a CDS encoding NADH:flavin oxidoreductase, which translates into the protein MTTLEDPIEIGDVEVPNRLYRAPLLECAGNGPDAVDTLIDDLEPAAESGVGLVCQGATIVRGDGGCAAPGMTRVHDPAFVARLSRLTDRIHDHGSRIFIQLEHGGIRSMETWHAEYRGEHPGLEQLAVSRPPRQLRLLDRLGFLEYDPRVLTTAEVYELAADFGLTAARAVDAGYDGVHLAGANMGIVQQFLSPFYNRRDDEFGGSPAARLEFLAVVHDEVRDRAGDVPLITKVPAETPAPPAPVVRRKLSLTDGIEIARRLERIGYDAVVPVQTSVVWDMSIVRGAYPERAWGNEALREEYDAAFGGTTRRRLVALANRIQSLQYGFESAWNETFCRRVRERVSIPVLAEGGIRERAEMDRLLGTSAGSDASRADGGTGDEPACDMVGMARPFYAEPRLGARLLEPDSGAGAEPGSGAGTDARAAANPRVVCESCNNCTVPQVTGAPGICRTPGVLRKRGELERAGAYERTDP
- the cgi121 gene encoding KEOPS complex subunit Cgi121, giving the protein MRTLECRLAIDDLDSFVATLGEIGDRHDVTIQAFDARYVADRRHLARAVELADRAIERGENVARDRAVEILLYAAGRRQIDRALEMGVSDGDTPAVVLVDSDSTGDEGTAADEGATGSDGDEATAIEEIERTDAFVERDSTLESPDVDTLCAFFEITDAERAATDAGLSALVRERVALLEVEK
- the cysE gene encoding serine O-acetyltransferase; protein product: MLRRIREDVRAMRERDPAAKGRLEVACCYPGLHAVWAHRLAHRCWNVGGGARLFARVVSHVVRLLTGVEIHPAAEIGRRVTIDHGMGVVIGETAEIGDDVHMYHGVTLGGDVNEPIKRHPTVEDGAHLGANATLLGDITIGEGAAVGAGSVVTRDVDAGATVTGIPAERVD
- a CDS encoding IMP cyclohydrolase; this encodes MYIGRFVVVGPDFGAYRVSSRSFPNREITARDEALTVGPTADAPATDNPYVSYNCLRVVETPTGETVAFGNGSHVDPIAEKLELGYPARDALAGSLLALDYEKDDYNTPRIAATIGDDGEALIGTVRDDALLVETVDEPTLVATYEKNAPEATDFEVEGADAAASEAYGLEFEHAVCAAGVARTDDGFETAVENGD
- a CDS encoding metallophosphoesterase family protein gives rise to the protein MRVGLISDVHGNRVALEAVLEAMPSVEAVLCAGDVVGYNPWPADCVDALRERDVPTVMGNHDAAVVEGAAFRFNGMARAGVEHAKESLSDEQLEWVASLPTERLECDGRVKLVHGHPDDPDRYTRYTYPSDFSPRLLGDEDALVLGHTHVQGAEQFAEGIVVNPGSVGQPRDGDPRAGYAVVDLEALTVETHRVEYDVEAVQAAVDEAGLPDRIGTRLARGQ
- a CDS encoding ATP-dependent DNA helicase — protein: MNIEELSRLPAGAVDHFRREGIEALYPPQAEAVEAGATEDESLVAAVPTASGKTMIAALSMLSAIERGGKALYIVPLRALASEKKAEFEAYEEFGVTVGVTTGNYESTSDWLATKDIIVATSEKVDSLVRNGADWLSDLTCVVSDEVHLIDDRNRGPTLEVTLAKLRQLSPQLQVVALSATVGNADEIADWLDAALVETDWRPIDLQTGVHYGNALNFDDGSTREVPVDGSETQEAALVRDILTEGGSSLVFVNSRRNAEAAARRLGGVSKSELTAEERAALADLADEIRDDSDTETSTDLADCVERGAAFHHAGLSSTQRSLVEDAFRDRLLKVIAATPTLAAGVNTPARRVIVRDWRRFDPSAGGMAPLDVLEVHQMMGRAGRPGLDPYGEAVLLAKSHDESEELFDRYVWADPEPVRSKLAAEPALRTHVLATIASGFARTRNGLLEFLEATLYASQSTEAGRLETVTETVLAYLESNDFIERDGDDNGGDGGDGGRNGGDGDRDGDGDDIGAFTSAADLAERSGRDESLEATSLGHTVSRLYLDPMSAAEIVHGLERDDDRPTALGLYQLVSRTPDMYELYLRSGEDETFGELYYEREAELLGDAPSEFEEDRFEDWLAALKTGKLLEDWADETDEERLTDRYKIGPGDLRGKVDTAEWLLGAAESLAAEIDSEWTVAVREARARVEHGVGEELLELVSVGGVGRKRARSLYDRGIETPSDLRTADKGVVLDALKGEKTAETILENAGREDPAMDGVTPTSTGGRSGRASGDSTDRSNDGEPTDPKPTEADDGQSSLGDF
- a CDS encoding homing endonuclease associated repeat-containing protein, which gives rise to MTTDDECLESLLEAADRLGKSPTKAQYEELGLTPASATIIRVCGGWNDAKAMAGLETSYSRGPRVGPKPDAVELPAGTSWDELSVDQRWHYRNAEWNTKRTLRRRSRLRSWLDDHKRNRGCSQCGTNIAACLDFHHVDESTKKMAVGRMVTFGYGKDALRDEIAKCEVLCANCHRKHHSTPPDQERRRWVFERKRAAGCQRCEEADPACLDFHHVDEKKEATVAKLLSNDRPKARIRTEIELCRVLCANCHRKLHTDSPTG
- a CDS encoding methyltransferase domain-containing protein, which gives rise to MGTKTEFDSKEAAGVESLYRTDAAERRRRFVRTQLDPQPGESILSIGCGPGFEPVELADAVASDGRVHAIDASEPMIHLAETRCEDHENVTVQRGLATELPVEDGAFDAATSVQVFEYIEDLDAALSELERVLRPGGRAAVYATDWDSLVWNAADRERSRRVADAWADHCPRPHLGSDLRSPLRSAGLSIDRVAPFTIVETELEDTFAGYMRGIFRSYATEHDEFDTETAQAWGEDLRERDRNGETLFSLTAFLYLVSKPE
- a CDS encoding nucleotidyltransferase family protein, encoding MSFHNRSDALIELLEELAQNDHEYVLVGGYAVSAFNARFSTDLDIVVAPNTKEEFVEFLEARGFVKTGSHAKQWFYDTEVLEYEKRLAPQQPIGFDLLVNGLGCRQTEAQWSFDYLYDHSREQKVSGGTVTSTARVIDGAVLVAAKLHSGRETDLRDVLAVAEEIDLETVTPHLRRGDEGALRAQLERGLEIIESEELKHGYRSDFGASTVSTETVRSLQKYLSTHVGELG
- a CDS encoding rhodanese-like domain-containing protein is translated as MNRRTFLAASGTGILGGVAGCLGGNSNGSDADGYGPEPETVPEERTIDTSTYETAEFDGFDVPLAPIDDVFYWYQRQEARVADARGSAQYERAHIVGAPLSTAPDGVSNDPVSGWSKDDRIVTYCGCPHHLSGLRAASLLDSGYEEVYAIDEGFGAWIDRGYPLEGSEVSSDRATYQISGRSDPAYTGEMVMLEQVDADRLEAAPIADDGSYTLQLHYAGSIDSRFRVKAPDYTVEGTLEELTSSPLTPTQN